A window from Strix uralensis isolate ZFMK-TIS-50842 chromosome 15, bStrUra1, whole genome shotgun sequence encodes these proteins:
- the CLP1 gene encoding polyribonucleotide 5'-hydroxyl-kinase Clp1 isoform X2 — MADDGGEEKKQVAKFELERETELRFEVEASQTVQLELLTGMAEVFGTELTRNKKFSFDAGAKVAVFTWHGCTVQLSGRTEVAYISKDTPMLLYLNTHTALEQMRRQAEREDERGPRVMVVGPTDVGKSTVCRLLLNYAVRLGRRPTFVELDVGQGSVSIPGTMGALYIERPADVEEGFSLQAPLVYHFGSTTPGTNIKLYNKITSRLADVFNQRCEERLYNELKRDLPHFVRTVLLPKSGGVVERSKDFRRECRDDRIREYFYGFRGCFYPHAFDVKFSDVKIYKVGAPTIPDSCLPLGMSQEDNQLKLVPVTPGRDMVHHLLSVSTADSPDDNISETSVAGFIVVTGVDLERQVFTVLSPAPRPLPKNFLLIMDIRFMDLK, encoded by the exons ATGGCGGACGACGGCGGCGAGGAGAAGAAACAGGTGGCCAAGTTCGAGCTGGAGCGGGAGACGGAGCTGCGGTTCGAGGTGGAGGCCTCGCAGAcggtgcagctggagctgctcaCTGGCATGGCCGAGGTCTTCGGCACCGAGCTCACCCGCAATAAGAAGTTCAGCTTCGATGCTGGCGCCAAGGTGGCCGTCTTCACCTGGCACGGCTGCACCGTGCAGCTCAGCGGCCGCACCGAGGTGGCCTACATCTCCAAGGACACCCCCATGCTGCTCTACCTCAACACCCACACGGCGCTGGAGCAGATGCGGCGGCAGGCGGAGCGGGAGGACGAGCGCGGGCCCCGCGTCATGGTGGTGGGACCCACCGACGTGGGTAAGTCGACCGTGTGCCGCCTGCTGCTGAACTATGCGGTGCGGCTGGGCCGCCGGCCCACCTTCGTGGAGCTGGACGTGGGCCAGGGCTCCGTCTCCATCCCCGGCACCATGGGCGCTCTCTACATCGAGCGGCCAGCCGACGTGGAGGAGGGCTTCTCCCTCCAGGCCCCGCTCGTCTACCACTTCGGCTCCACCACGCCCGGCACCAACATCAAGCTCTACAACAAG ATCACATCGCGCCTGGCCGACGTCTTCAACCAGCGTTGCGAG GAGCGGCTCTACAACGAGCTGAAGAGGGACCTGCCCCACTTTGTGCGCACCGTCCTGCTCCCCAAGTCCGGCGGGGTGGTGGAGCGCTCCAAGGACTTCCGCCGGGAGTGCCGAGACGACCGCATCCGGGAGTATTTCTACGGCTTCCGGGGCTGCTTCTACCCTCACGCCTTTGACGTCAAGTTCTCCGACGTCAAGATCTACAAGGTGGGGGCTCCCACCATCCCGgactcctgcctgcccctgggcaTGTCGCAGGAGGACAACCAGCTGAAGCTGGTGCCGGTGACGCCGGGGCGGGACATGGTGCACCACCTCCTCAGCGTCAGCACCGCCGACAGCCCCGACGACAACATCTCTGAGACCAGTGTGGCCGGTTTCATCGTCGTCACCGGCGTCGACCTGGAGCGACAGGTCTTCACCGTCCTCTCGCCGGCTCCTCGGCCCCTGCCCAAGAACTTTCTCCTCATCATGGACATCCGCTTCATGGACCTCAAGTAG
- the CLP1 gene encoding polyribonucleotide 5'-hydroxyl-kinase Clp1 isoform X3 encodes MADDGGEEKKQVAKFELERETELRFEVEASQTVQLELLTGMAEVFGTELTRNKKFSFDAGAKVAVFTWHGCTVQLSGRTEVAYISKDTPMLLYLNTHTALEQMRRQAEREDERGPRVMVVGPTDVGKSTVCRLLLNYAVRLGRRPTFVELDVGQGSVSIPGTMGALYIERPADVEEGFSLQAPLVYHFGSTTPGTNIKLYNKITSRLADVFNQRCEVNRRASVSGCVINTCGWVKGSGYQALVHAASAFEVDVVVVLDQERLYNELKRDLPHFVRTVLLPKSGGVVERSKDFRRECRDDRIREYFYGFRGCFYPHAFDVKFSDVKIYKRQHRRQPRRQHL; translated from the exons ATGGCGGACGACGGCGGCGAGGAGAAGAAACAGGTGGCCAAGTTCGAGCTGGAGCGGGAGACGGAGCTGCGGTTCGAGGTGGAGGCCTCGCAGAcggtgcagctggagctgctcaCTGGCATGGCCGAGGTCTTCGGCACCGAGCTCACCCGCAATAAGAAGTTCAGCTTCGATGCTGGCGCCAAGGTGGCCGTCTTCACCTGGCACGGCTGCACCGTGCAGCTCAGCGGCCGCACCGAGGTGGCCTACATCTCCAAGGACACCCCCATGCTGCTCTACCTCAACACCCACACGGCGCTGGAGCAGATGCGGCGGCAGGCGGAGCGGGAGGACGAGCGCGGGCCCCGCGTCATGGTGGTGGGACCCACCGACGTGGGTAAGTCGACCGTGTGCCGCCTGCTGCTGAACTATGCGGTGCGGCTGGGCCGCCGGCCCACCTTCGTGGAGCTGGACGTGGGCCAGGGCTCCGTCTCCATCCCCGGCACCATGGGCGCTCTCTACATCGAGCGGCCAGCCGACGTGGAGGAGGGCTTCTCCCTCCAGGCCCCGCTCGTCTACCACTTCGGCTCCACCACGCCCGGCACCAACATCAAGCTCTACAACAAG ATCACATCGCGCCTGGCCGACGTCTTCAACCAGCGTTGCGAGGTAAACCGCCGCGCCTCGGTCAGCGGCTGTGTCATCAACACCTGCGGCTGGGTGAAGGGCTCGGGCTACCAGGCGCTGGTGCACGCCGCCTCCGCCTTCGAGGTGGACGTGGTGGTGGTGCTGGACCAGGAGCGGCTCTACAACGAGCTGAAGAGGGACCTGCCCCACTTTGTGCGCACCGTCCTGCTCCCCAAGTCCGGCGGGGTGGTGGAGCGCTCCAAGGACTTCCGCCGGGAGTGCCGAGACGACCGCATCCGGGAGTATTTCTACGGCTTCCGGGGCTGCTTCTACCCTCACGCCTTTGACGTCAAGTTCTCCGACGTCAAGATCTACAAG CGTCAGCACCGCCGACAGCCCCGACGACAACATCTCTGA
- the CLP1 gene encoding polyribonucleotide 5'-hydroxyl-kinase Clp1 isoform X1, translating to MADDGGEEKKQVAKFELERETELRFEVEASQTVQLELLTGMAEVFGTELTRNKKFSFDAGAKVAVFTWHGCTVQLSGRTEVAYISKDTPMLLYLNTHTALEQMRRQAEREDERGPRVMVVGPTDVGKSTVCRLLLNYAVRLGRRPTFVELDVGQGSVSIPGTMGALYIERPADVEEGFSLQAPLVYHFGSTTPGTNIKLYNKITSRLADVFNQRCEVNRRASVSGCVINTCGWVKGSGYQALVHAASAFEVDVVVVLDQERLYNELKRDLPHFVRTVLLPKSGGVVERSKDFRRECRDDRIREYFYGFRGCFYPHAFDVKFSDVKIYKVGAPTIPDSCLPLGMSQEDNQLKLVPVTPGRDMVHHLLSVSTADSPDDNISETSVAGFIVVTGVDLERQVFTVLSPAPRPLPKNFLLIMDIRFMDLK from the exons ATGGCGGACGACGGCGGCGAGGAGAAGAAACAGGTGGCCAAGTTCGAGCTGGAGCGGGAGACGGAGCTGCGGTTCGAGGTGGAGGCCTCGCAGAcggtgcagctggagctgctcaCTGGCATGGCCGAGGTCTTCGGCACCGAGCTCACCCGCAATAAGAAGTTCAGCTTCGATGCTGGCGCCAAGGTGGCCGTCTTCACCTGGCACGGCTGCACCGTGCAGCTCAGCGGCCGCACCGAGGTGGCCTACATCTCCAAGGACACCCCCATGCTGCTCTACCTCAACACCCACACGGCGCTGGAGCAGATGCGGCGGCAGGCGGAGCGGGAGGACGAGCGCGGGCCCCGCGTCATGGTGGTGGGACCCACCGACGTGGGTAAGTCGACCGTGTGCCGCCTGCTGCTGAACTATGCGGTGCGGCTGGGCCGCCGGCCCACCTTCGTGGAGCTGGACGTGGGCCAGGGCTCCGTCTCCATCCCCGGCACCATGGGCGCTCTCTACATCGAGCGGCCAGCCGACGTGGAGGAGGGCTTCTCCCTCCAGGCCCCGCTCGTCTACCACTTCGGCTCCACCACGCCCGGCACCAACATCAAGCTCTACAACAAG ATCACATCGCGCCTGGCCGACGTCTTCAACCAGCGTTGCGAGGTAAACCGCCGCGCCTCGGTCAGCGGCTGTGTCATCAACACCTGCGGCTGGGTGAAGGGCTCGGGCTACCAGGCGCTGGTGCACGCCGCCTCCGCCTTCGAGGTGGACGTGGTGGTGGTGCTGGACCAGGAGCGGCTCTACAACGAGCTGAAGAGGGACCTGCCCCACTTTGTGCGCACCGTCCTGCTCCCCAAGTCCGGCGGGGTGGTGGAGCGCTCCAAGGACTTCCGCCGGGAGTGCCGAGACGACCGCATCCGGGAGTATTTCTACGGCTTCCGGGGCTGCTTCTACCCTCACGCCTTTGACGTCAAGTTCTCCGACGTCAAGATCTACAAGGTGGGGGCTCCCACCATCCCGgactcctgcctgcccctgggcaTGTCGCAGGAGGACAACCAGCTGAAGCTGGTGCCGGTGACGCCGGGGCGGGACATGGTGCACCACCTCCTCAGCGTCAGCACCGCCGACAGCCCCGACGACAACATCTCTGAGACCAGTGTGGCCGGTTTCATCGTCGTCACCGGCGTCGACCTGGAGCGACAGGTCTTCACCGTCCTCTCGCCGGCTCCTCGGCCCCTGCCCAAGAACTTTCTCCTCATCATGGACATCCGCTTCATGGACCTCAAGTAG